One window from the genome of Acinetobacter lanii encodes:
- a CDS encoding NAD(P) transhydrogenase subunit alpha — translation MQIGIPTETVAGETRVAATPETVKKLIGAGHSVVIQRGAGVKAAYIDSAYEQVGATLTDDAYTGSQLILKVRSPKGEEIQKLAANTAVVAMFDPYRNPELDQFAAQQVSAFALELLPRTLSRAQNMDVLSSQANLAGYKSVLLAAAEYQRMFPMLMTAAGTVKPARVVIMGVGVAGLQAIATAKRLGAVVEATDLRPTARDQVESLGGKWLDVPMSEEEKQKAADAAKNGYGWMPGEQYIKDQAVIVDKAVSNADIVITTALLPGRDAPRLIKAETVAKMKPGSIILDMAVESGGNVEGSICGETAVTANGVKILGIPNIPATVATEASALYARNVYNFVETLFDQEKNFKINPEEEIQKALLVTHSGQVLLKRG, via the coding sequence ATGCAGATCGGAATCCCTACTGAGACTGTCGCTGGTGAAACGCGTGTTGCTGCGACACCAGAAACAGTAAAGAAGTTGATTGGCGCAGGACATAGCGTCGTTATCCAACGTGGAGCTGGCGTAAAAGCCGCTTATATTGACAGTGCTTATGAGCAAGTGGGTGCCACACTCACCGACGATGCTTACACCGGTAGCCAATTGATTTTGAAAGTTCGTTCCCCGAAAGGTGAAGAAATTCAAAAGCTTGCAGCCAATACCGCAGTGGTTGCAATGTTTGACCCTTACCGCAACCCTGAGTTGGATCAATTTGCCGCTCAACAAGTGTCCGCATTTGCATTAGAACTTTTGCCACGAACTTTATCTCGTGCGCAAAACATGGATGTGTTGTCTTCTCAAGCCAACTTGGCAGGGTATAAATCTGTGCTACTGGCAGCAGCAGAATATCAACGCATGTTCCCCATGTTGATGACAGCAGCAGGTACAGTTAAACCTGCACGTGTGGTGATCATGGGCGTGGGTGTTGCAGGTCTACAAGCGATTGCAACCGCAAAACGTTTGGGCGCAGTGGTTGAAGCGACCGATTTACGTCCGACTGCACGTGACCAAGTGGAATCACTCGGTGGTAAATGGTTAGACGTACCGATGTCTGAGGAAGAAAAGCAGAAAGCTGCCGATGCTGCCAAAAATGGTTATGGCTGGATGCCGGGTGAACAATACATTAAAGATCAAGCCGTGATTGTCGATAAAGCGGTTTCAAATGCAGACATCGTGATTACTACCGCATTGCTTCCAGGTCGTGATGCGCCACGTTTAATCAAAGCTGAAACTGTGGCGAAGATGAAACCGGGTTCAATCATTTTGGATATGGCGGTGGAATCGGGTGGTAACGTTGAAGGTTCAATCTGTGGCGAAACTGCAGTGACGGCCAATGGCGTGAAAATCTTAGGCATCCCGAATATTCCTGCAACGGTGGCGACAGAAGCATCTGCACTGTATGCGCGTAATGTCTATAACTTTGTAGAAACCCTGTTTGATCAAGAGAAAAATTTCAAGATCAATCCAGAAGAAGAAATTCAAAAAGCATTACTTGTTACGCACAGCGGACAAGTGCTGTTGAAACGTGGTTAA
- the dusA gene encoding tRNA dihydrouridine(20/20a) synthase DusA: MSAIQSLSPRISVAPMMDWTTRDYRFFARLFNPNVILYTEMVTTGAILFGGANRHLDYNNEEHPIVLQLGGSNPKDLATCSKMAQDWGYDEVNLNVGCPSDRVQNNKIGACLMAEPDLVAECIGEMRNAVDIPVTVKHRIGIDDMQSYEEMLHFVDTVAKTGCNNFIVHARIALLQGLSPKENRDVPPLRYEDVYRLKQERPNLLIEINGGVKTFAETQEHLKYVDGVMIGREAYHNPYLLAELGQLWNLEMPNRFEIMDQMMPYIAKRMQEGAPLSIITRHILGLFQNLPGARKWRQALSGGNAKTFADVENAIVNIKDAMQRTEEYLKENELKANQTEA; encoded by the coding sequence ATGTCTGCCATCCAATCTTTAAGCCCTCGCATTTCGGTCGCTCCGATGATGGATTGGACCACCCGTGACTATCGTTTTTTTGCGCGTTTGTTTAATCCAAACGTGATTCTATATACCGAAATGGTGACCACCGGTGCGATTCTATTTGGTGGTGCAAACCGTCACTTAGACTATAACAATGAAGAACATCCGATTGTGTTACAACTTGGCGGTTCAAACCCTAAAGATTTAGCGACCTGTAGCAAAATGGCACAAGACTGGGGTTATGACGAAGTCAATCTCAATGTCGGCTGTCCAAGCGACCGTGTGCAGAACAACAAAATCGGCGCATGCCTGATGGCTGAACCTGATTTGGTGGCTGAATGTATTGGCGAAATGCGCAATGCGGTTGATATTCCTGTAACGGTAAAGCATCGTATCGGGATTGACGACATGCAGTCTTATGAAGAGATGTTACATTTTGTCGATACTGTGGCAAAAACAGGCTGCAATAATTTTATCGTGCATGCGCGTATTGCTTTACTGCAAGGTTTATCACCGAAAGAAAATCGTGATGTTCCACCCCTGCGTTATGAAGATGTCTATCGTTTAAAACAAGAGCGTCCAAATCTTTTAATTGAGATTAATGGTGGTGTCAAAACTTTTGCGGAAACCCAAGAGCATCTGAAATATGTGGATGGTGTGATGATTGGTCGTGAGGCTTACCACAACCCTTACCTGTTGGCTGAATTGGGTCAGTTGTGGAATTTAGAGATGCCGAATCGTTTTGAGATTATGGATCAGATGATGCCGTATATCGCAAAACGGATGCAAGAAGGTGCGCCTTTATCAATCATCACCCGTCATATTTTAGGCTTATTCCAAAACTTGCCGGGTGCACGTAAATGGCGTCAGGCTTTGAGCGGTGGCAATGCCAAAACGTTTGCTGATGTTGAAAATGCGATTGTGAATATTAAAGATGCAATGCAGCGTACAGAAGAGTATTTAAAAGAAAATGAGTTGAAAGCCAATCAGACTGAGGCTTAA
- a CDS encoding HEPN domain-containing protein: MVYVLEEIFKSKKNENSEQFNLRIQRALSWLRKAAYIQDDLDLQFLSLWISFNAMHAQDLDAAEQCHQTSSSQFHVFLERLYPQDHSQKISHLVWNKMPQQIQWLLDHPYAFQDYWNYKNQKISQLTWKSNFAVEQQRVLEAFQAKDTQRIIVTIFERLLTLKNQILLGGTSYNSAMNRQQLKDSCYILLMLLPVFLEVLIENAQHLDFTKPFYPIMHMS; encoded by the coding sequence ATGGTCTATGTCCTAGAAGAGATCTTTAAAAGTAAAAAAAATGAAAACTCAGAGCAGTTTAACTTACGTATTCAACGTGCTTTAAGTTGGCTGAGAAAGGCGGCGTATATTCAAGATGATTTAGATCTCCAATTTTTAAGCCTATGGATTAGTTTTAATGCCATGCATGCACAAGACCTCGATGCAGCAGAGCAATGTCATCAAACATCAAGTAGCCAATTTCATGTTTTTTTAGAACGTCTTTACCCACAAGATCATAGTCAAAAAATCAGTCATCTGGTGTGGAATAAAATGCCTCAGCAAATTCAGTGGTTGCTGGATCATCCATACGCCTTTCAAGACTATTGGAATTATAAAAATCAGAAAATTTCTCAGCTGACGTGGAAATCCAATTTTGCCGTTGAACAACAACGTGTCCTTGAAGCCTTTCAAGCCAAAGATACGCAACGGATTATTGTCACTATATTTGAGCGCTTACTCACACTGAAAAATCAAATCTTATTGGGAGGCACCAGTTATAACAGCGCAATGAATCGGCAACAATTAAAAGATAGTTGCTATATTCTTTTGATGCTGTTGCCTGTGTTTTTGGAAGTGCTGATTGAAAATGCGCAGCATCTCGATTTTACCAAGCCGTTTTATCCCATCATGCATATGTCCTAA
- a CDS encoding MFS transporter: protein MTNPLDISEDKALLWLMAIACGICAGANYYAQPLIHSIQLYFQASQSDVALTVTFAQVSYALGLLFIVPMGDILNKTKFIPLLMFCAAMGLFICAFSINLPMLWLGTIIAGLFSVAAQILIPFATMAVKPEKTGEVVGLLMSGLLVGILLSTSLAGLLSNLFNWKIIYIVSGILMLMVAVVLNARLPHLASQKMSYFGIFKSMGQLIKQERRLVYRSCVGAFAFATMSILFSTIAILMTQSFQLSDVMVGCVTLVGVFGALSTKKIGKIADRGFSKSITWIGIGILASAWIFLYFGQYYLLSYIAGFGLMNLGLATVHTSNQNIIFRLRPDAKSRINSIYMTSYFIGGACGSALGIFAWHHGGWLSACLVGIGLIMACAVFALLDLNFVKKHVV, encoded by the coding sequence ATGACAAATCCCCTCGATATCAGTGAAGATAAAGCACTCCTTTGGCTGATGGCGATCGCATGTGGGATTTGTGCCGGTGCAAACTACTATGCACAACCCTTAATTCATTCGATTCAATTGTACTTTCAAGCATCGCAATCTGATGTCGCTTTAACCGTCACTTTTGCGCAAGTGTCTTATGCCTTGGGCTTACTGTTTATTGTGCCGATGGGCGATATCTTAAATAAAACCAAATTTATTCCCCTACTGATGTTTTGCGCCGCAATGGGTTTATTCATCTGTGCATTCTCAATTAATCTGCCGATGCTATGGCTCGGCACTATTATTGCGGGTTTATTTTCTGTGGCTGCACAGATTCTGATTCCTTTTGCCACCATGGCGGTGAAACCTGAAAAAACGGGTGAAGTGGTGGGGTTGCTAATGAGTGGGCTTTTGGTGGGGATTTTACTTTCGACCAGCCTTGCAGGTTTGCTGTCCAACTTATTCAATTGGAAAATTATTTATATTGTCAGTGGCATTTTAATGCTGATGGTTGCTGTGGTTTTAAACGCACGTCTACCACATTTAGCCTCTCAGAAAATGAGCTATTTCGGCATTTTCAAATCGATGGGACAATTGATCAAACAGGAACGGCGTTTGGTTTACCGTTCATGTGTAGGCGCTTTTGCCTTTGCCACCATGAGTATTTTGTTCTCCACGATCGCAATTTTGATGACCCAATCCTTTCAATTGTCGGATGTCATGGTGGGATGCGTGACTTTGGTTGGGGTGTTCGGGGCATTGTCGACCAAGAAAATCGGAAAAATTGCCGATCGAGGATTTAGTAAAAGCATCACTTGGATTGGCATCGGCATTTTAGCCAGCGCATGGATTTTTCTGTATTTTGGGCAATATTATTTACTCAGTTATATCGCAGGCTTTGGCTTAATGAATTTAGGCTTGGCCACCGTACATACCAGCAATCAAAATATTATTTTCCGCTTAAGACCGGATGCCAAATCACGCATTAACTCGATTTATATGACCAGTTATTTTATTGGCGGTGCATGTGGCTCTGCTTTGGGGATTTTTGCCTGGCATCATGGCGGTTGGCTTAGCGCATGTTTGGTGGGCATTGGGCTGATTATGGCTTGCGCTGTGTTTGCCCTGCTCGATCTGAACTTTGTGAAAAAACACGTTGTTTAA
- a CDS encoding RsiV family protein, whose amino-acid sequence MLKNKSLDVLRLTRLSMVVATVALTACQPKSDQKTETKADENPVSEAVVEQLTLKGSTQQVPVHVTECDGNTCPEISIDRLSTNQFVLDSLIDDAILKQLHQILDTTHPTDQAKQDQPLTVDEQRAASELAAPKTPVQLMSDRVQPYVNSFLALDKELKTLGVSHQISLSVSPKILNSDGPLATVVLNTSSYLGGAHGSSAQHYFNFDLKQQKQVELAQLLQPKQQAKLEALAHEAFKKWVMDAKLADNVDEYEQAWKFKLSDNFYLAKQGLILQYQEYEIGPYVVGLPRLILPYDQLQGILKAEYLPESVKNQLAASEAVVSTTSTPKTQAE is encoded by the coding sequence ATGTTAAAAAATAAAAGTCTAGATGTGCTGCGTTTAACTCGTTTAAGTATGGTGGTGGCTACGGTCGCTTTAACTGCGTGTCAGCCCAAATCGGATCAAAAAACTGAAACAAAGGCTGATGAAAACCCGGTATCTGAAGCTGTGGTTGAACAATTGACATTGAAAGGCAGCACCCAACAAGTGCCTGTGCATGTGACTGAATGTGATGGCAACACTTGCCCTGAAATTTCGATTGACCGACTCAGCACCAATCAGTTTGTCCTCGACAGTTTGATTGATGATGCGATTTTAAAACAGCTTCACCAGATACTCGACACCACCCACCCGACGGATCAGGCAAAACAAGATCAACCGTTGACCGTAGACGAACAACGTGCAGCCAGTGAATTGGCTGCACCAAAGACACCCGTTCAATTAATGTCGGATCGCGTGCAACCCTATGTGAACAGTTTCCTTGCACTTGATAAAGAATTGAAAACCTTAGGCGTCAGTCATCAAATCAGTTTGAGTGTCAGTCCTAAAATTTTAAATTCAGATGGACCTTTGGCAACGGTGGTGTTGAATACCAGTAGTTATTTGGGTGGGGCACACGGTTCGTCAGCACAACATTATTTTAATTTTGATTTAAAACAGCAGAAGCAAGTTGAGTTGGCGCAATTGCTACAGCCCAAGCAACAGGCCAAGCTCGAAGCTTTAGCCCATGAAGCCTTTAAAAAATGGGTCATGGATGCCAAGCTTGCCGACAATGTCGATGAATATGAGCAGGCATGGAAATTTAAGCTCAGTGATAATTTTTACTTGGCTAAACAAGGGCTGATTTTGCAGTATCAAGAATATGAAATTGGCCCTTATGTCGTGGGATTACCGCGCTTGATTTTGCCTTATGATCAGCTACAGGGGATTTTAAAAGCTGAGTATTTACCTGAGTCTGTTAAAAACCAGCTTGCTGCTTCTGAAGCTGTAGTATCAACGACCTCTACACCGAAAACCCAAGCTGAATAA
- a CDS encoding proton-translocating transhydrogenase family protein, with protein sequence MVETITIFVLAIFVGYYVVWGVTPALHTPLMAVTNALSSIIIVGAMIQTVGLPMVGVEGSVDFQSINVVSVLGAIAVFLASINIFGGFAVTARMLEMFKPKQKKKEG encoded by the coding sequence ATGGTTGAAACAATTACTATTTTCGTCCTGGCTATTTTCGTAGGTTACTACGTGGTTTGGGGTGTTACGCCTGCATTACATACCCCATTAATGGCGGTGACCAATGCATTGTCCTCGATCATTATTGTCGGTGCAATGATTCAAACTGTGGGTTTGCCGATGGTGGGTGTGGAAGGCAGTGTTGATTTCCAAAGCATTAATGTGGTGAGCGTATTGGGTGCAATCGCAGTATTTCTTGCGAGTATCAATATTTTTGGTGGTTTCGCAGTAACCGCACGTATGCTTGAAATGTTCAAGCCGAAGCAAAAGAAAAAAGAGGGCTAA
- a CDS encoding NAD(P)(+) transhydrogenase (Re/Si-specific) subunit beta has protein sequence MEFIRDYAEWFYLIGAVLFILTLRGLSGPKTAIQGNRYGMIAMAIAVMTTFFVADNPVVWMIVGAMVLGAIVGIARAKTVPMTQMPETVALMHSLVGLAAVLIAVAAILHNNQLTALFADNEAALTAAGVEHAHMSTVHKFELFVGCFVGAITFTASVFAYGKLAAKKWAKTISGAWVKPVQALIFVAMLACGVYFFTTGDMTAFWAMTALALAFGWVWIAPVGGGDMPVVVSLLNSFSGWAAAGIGFTLENNMLIVAGSLVGSSGAILSYIMCKAMNRSIINVLFGGAMGGAAVAASDNGEKVQRNHRSGSADDAGFLMSNADSVVIVPGYGMAQGRAQNAVKELCEVLKEQGVTVRFAIHPVAGRMPGHMNVLLAEADVAYEDILEMDEINSDFPATDVVLVIGANDVVNPAAKDDPSSPIYGMPILEAHKARTIMVIKRSMATGYAGLDNDLFYNEKTMMIFGDAKKVVEDMTKAINGGGH, from the coding sequence ATGGAATTCATTCGAGACTATGCAGAATGGTTCTACCTGATTGGTGCTGTTCTTTTTATCTTAACCCTGCGTGGTTTGTCAGGGCCTAAAACTGCGATTCAAGGTAATCGCTACGGTATGATTGCGATGGCAATTGCCGTCATGACCACCTTCTTTGTTGCTGACAATCCAGTGGTTTGGATGATCGTGGGGGCAATGGTATTGGGTGCGATCGTGGGTATTGCACGTGCCAAAACAGTCCCTATGACCCAAATGCCTGAAACGGTTGCATTGATGCACTCACTGGTGGGTTTGGCAGCGGTATTAATTGCCGTTGCTGCAATTTTGCATAACAACCAATTGACGGCATTGTTTGCGGACAATGAGGCGGCTTTAACTGCTGCGGGTGTTGAACATGCGCACATGAGCACCGTGCATAAGTTTGAATTGTTTGTCGGTTGTTTTGTCGGCGCAATTACCTTTACCGCGTCTGTATTTGCTTATGGTAAGTTGGCTGCGAAAAAATGGGCGAAAACCATTTCAGGTGCATGGGTTAAACCTGTACAAGCTTTGATTTTTGTTGCGATGCTCGCATGTGGGGTCTACTTCTTCACCACAGGTGATATGACTGCATTCTGGGCAATGACTGCTTTAGCACTGGCTTTCGGTTGGGTGTGGATTGCACCTGTCGGTGGCGGTGATATGCCGGTGGTGGTGTCGCTTTTGAACTCATTCTCAGGTTGGGCGGCAGCAGGGATTGGTTTCACTTTAGAAAACAATATGTTGATTGTTGCGGGTTCGCTTGTAGGTTCATCAGGTGCGATTCTGTCTTACATCATGTGTAAAGCCATGAACCGTTCAATCATCAACGTACTGTTTGGTGGTGCGATGGGGGGTGCAGCGGTTGCAGCATCAGACAATGGTGAAAAAGTTCAACGTAACCATCGTTCAGGTTCTGCGGATGATGCCGGCTTCTTGATGTCAAATGCGGACAGCGTAGTGATTGTACCGGGGTATGGTATGGCGCAAGGTCGTGCACAGAACGCAGTAAAAGAACTGTGTGAAGTGTTAAAAGAGCAAGGTGTAACGGTTCGTTTCGCGATTCACCCTGTAGCCGGTCGTATGCCAGGTCACATGAACGTACTTCTTGCAGAAGCAGATGTTGCGTATGAAGACATCTTGGAAATGGATGAGATCAACTCTGATTTCCCTGCAACAGATGTGGTGCTGGTGATTGGTGCGAATGACGTGGTGAACCCTGCGGCGAAAGATGATCCTAGCTCACCAATTTATGGTATGCCAATTTTGGAAGCGCATAAAGCACGTACGATTATGGTGATCAAACGCTCTATGGCAACTGGTTATGCAGGTTTAGATAATGACTTGTTCTATAACGAAAAAACCATGATGATCTTTGGTGATGCGAAGAAAGTTGTGGAAGACATGACTAAAGCCATTAATGGCGGTGGTCACTAA
- a CDS encoding tRNA threonylcarbamoyladenosine dehydratase encodes MTELLQDDEYDRRFAGVAKIYGEEAFNHYEKSHVMVIGIGGVGSWAVEALARTGIGELTLVDMDVVAASNINRQLPAMTSTLGHEKIEVMAERCRSINPRIKINLIDDYLTPDNVAEILEGKPDLILDCIDDVKAKLALMLHCRFNKIPLIVSGGAGGKLDPLKIRVADLSKTEQDPMLAKLRTQLRSKGICKKPKEKFGITCVYSIDNPFSSAEVCPSAGLRCGGYGSAVVVTSSFAMVAVSEVLKKLDQKKPKV; translated from the coding sequence ATGACCGAACTTCTCCAAGATGATGAATATGACCGCCGTTTTGCAGGTGTTGCCAAAATTTATGGGGAAGAGGCGTTTAATCATTATGAAAAAAGTCATGTGATGGTGATCGGTATTGGCGGTGTCGGGTCTTGGGCAGTTGAAGCCTTAGCACGTACCGGTATTGGTGAATTAACCCTTGTCGATATGGATGTGGTTGCGGCCTCGAACATCAACCGTCAGTTACCGGCGATGACCTCAACCTTAGGTCATGAAAAAATTGAAGTGATGGCAGAGCGTTGTCGCTCGATCAACCCACGTATCAAAATTAATTTGATCGATGATTATTTGACGCCTGACAACGTGGCTGAAATTTTAGAAGGCAAGCCTGATCTGATTTTAGATTGCATCGATGATGTTAAGGCGAAGCTCGCTTTGATGTTACATTGTCGCTTTAACAAGATCCCTTTGATTGTTTCAGGTGGGGCAGGTGGTAAATTGGATCCTTTAAAAATTCGAGTTGCTGATTTGTCTAAAACTGAACAAGACCCGATGTTGGCAAAGTTACGCACACAATTACGTAGTAAAGGCATCTGTAAAAAGCCTAAAGAGAAGTTTGGGATTACCTGTGTTTATTCAATCGATAATCCATTCTCAAGTGCAGAGGTTTGCCCAAGTGCAGGCTTACGCTGTGGTGGTTATGGTTCTGCAGTGGTAGTAACATCTAGTTTTGCGATGGTGGCGGTGTCAGAAGTGTTAAAAAAGTTAGATCAAAAAAAGCCAAAGGTTTAA
- a CDS encoding DMT family transporter, producing the protein MKLSLSSVQIGSILALGAAFLFSTKAIFIKQAYALSPLVDGTVLMALRMLSALPFFLAIAWFNRRHNQGLKGTDWGLLVLAGLVGYYFSSWLDFAGLMYISASLERIILFLYPTLTVIASSFIYKLKLSLKSILAIALSYGGTVIVMLQEQSNVSHEGDFWIGVSLVFASAVSFASYLLMTPKLIAKFGSWNFTGLALSIACIGTLIHYVISTPAPIQLLTQLPSSVLWYGIALGLGVTVLPTILVAQSIARIGASQTAMIASLGPILTIILATLFLGESMNTIQWFGCSLNIIGVMIITLSKKKLGH; encoded by the coding sequence ATGAAATTATCACTATCTAGCGTTCAAATCGGTTCGATTTTAGCGCTTGGCGCAGCTTTTTTATTTAGCACCAAGGCCATTTTTATTAAACAAGCCTATGCGCTCTCGCCGTTGGTCGATGGCACAGTGCTGATGGCTTTACGTATGCTCAGTGCATTGCCATTCTTCCTTGCCATTGCCTGGTTCAACCGCAGACATAATCAAGGGTTGAAAGGCACAGACTGGGGCTTATTGGTGTTGGCAGGCTTGGTCGGTTATTACTTTTCAAGTTGGCTCGACTTTGCAGGATTGATGTACATCAGTGCTTCACTTGAGCGAATCATTTTATTCCTTTACCCCACCCTCACAGTGATTGCTTCAAGTTTCATTTATAAACTTAAGCTCAGTCTAAAAAGCATCCTCGCAATTGCTTTAAGTTATGGCGGTACTGTGATCGTGATGTTACAAGAACAAAGCAATGTATCACATGAGGGAGATTTTTGGATTGGGGTGAGTTTGGTCTTTGCCAGTGCCGTGAGTTTTGCCAGTTATTTACTGATGACCCCAAAACTGATTGCCAAATTCGGCTCATGGAATTTTACCGGCTTAGCACTGAGTATTGCCTGCATCGGAACGCTCATTCACTATGTCATTAGCACACCTGCACCGATTCAGTTACTTACGCAACTGCCGAGCAGTGTGTTGTGGTATGGCATCGCTTTAGGTTTGGGTGTCACCGTGCTTCCTACTATATTAGTGGCACAGAGCATTGCACGAATTGGTGCATCGCAGACCGCCATGATTGCATCTCTAGGCCCGATTCTCACCATTATTTTAGCCACCCTATTTTTAGGTGAAAGTATGAATACCATTCAATGGTTCGGCTGTAGCTTAAATATTATTGGCGTCATGATCATTACGCTTTCTAAGAAGAAATTGGGGCATTAA
- a CDS encoding TatD family hydrolase: MPVLPLFDTHTHFDVSDFDADREALAVQAKQVGVEALVLIGFVQERFQTLLSTHQQLNQLTNAPNSFLAPGLHPFYIEQHQPQHLLDLEQMLRTQYCVAIGEIGLDTFLKQHKQSDIFAKQKIFFDAQIELAQQFDKPILLHIRKSHADVLAMLKKHQFKHGGIAHAFGGGVEEAKAFVKMGFKIGVTGQITNPQAKKLHHVVQAVGVEHLVLETDCPDMTPLCCQSSTEHRTRNTPVNLPYVLEGLAHSLNLPHTHVAQQVWKNTLAVLALEDHFHSD; encoded by the coding sequence ATGCCAGTGCTTCCATTGTTCGATACGCATACTCATTTTGACGTATCTGATTTTGATGCTGACCGTGAAGCTTTGGCTGTTCAAGCCAAGCAGGTTGGGGTAGAGGCATTGGTCTTGATTGGCTTTGTGCAAGAAAGATTCCAAACTTTGCTTTCAACCCATCAGCAGTTGAATCAACTGACAAATGCACCAAACAGCTTTTTAGCACCGGGTCTACATCCGTTTTATATCGAGCAACATCAGCCACAACATTTGCTTGATCTTGAACAGATGCTAAGAACGCAATACTGTGTTGCGATTGGTGAGATTGGTTTAGACACCTTTTTAAAGCAACACAAACAGTCTGATATATTTGCCAAGCAAAAAATCTTTTTTGATGCACAAATTGAACTAGCACAGCAGTTTGATAAGCCGATCTTACTGCATATCCGAAAATCCCATGCCGATGTACTGGCAATGCTGAAAAAGCATCAATTTAAACACGGCGGGATTGCACATGCTTTTGGCGGTGGCGTGGAAGAAGCCAAAGCATTTGTGAAAATGGGTTTTAAAATTGGCGTCACGGGTCAAATTACCAACCCACAGGCCAAAAAACTGCATCATGTGGTGCAAGCCGTTGGTGTTGAGCATTTGGTTTTAGAAACCGATTGCCCCGATATGACACCGCTGTGCTGTCAAAGTTCGACTGAACATCGGACTCGCAATACCCCAGTAAATTTACCGTATGTGTTGGAGGGTTTGGCACATAGCCTGAACCTACCACACACACATGTTGCACAACAGGTGTGGAAAAATACCTTAGCGGTTTTAGCATTAGAAGATCATTTTCATTCCGATTGA